From Citricoccus sp. SGAir0253, a single genomic window includes:
- a CDS encoding glycosyltransferase family 1 protein, translating into MRIAMFTEVFLPKIDGVVTRVVRTLEQLAEMGHEVLLFAPGEPPAEYAGHEVVRVRGFSLRLLYPELKVGVPTPAIARKMEAFRPHLVHTVNPVWLAAYGVLSAGRRDVPQLASFHTDVPQYTESLRVGWARHPVESWIRYIHNKAEVNLCTSGPMVERAREVGIHRVGLWPKAVDTAGYHPSNASAAMRARLTDGHPDAPLVVYVGRMSREKDLDQLLEPMRRLRERVPGARLAMVGSGPHVEDLRRRFDPEWTVFTGYMSGAELAQAYASADTFAFPSTTETLGLVALESMASGVPVVGARAGGIPFVIDDGRTGFLVEPGDTECWVDRLERLLTDPGLRRRMGCAAREEAERHSWRAATEALVGFYEQAIDTHWRNHRALDGPLLDRFARPMPRPLD; encoded by the coding sequence ATGCGCATCGCGATGTTCACCGAGGTGTTCCTGCCGAAGATCGACGGCGTGGTCACCCGGGTGGTGCGCACCCTGGAGCAGCTCGCGGAGATGGGCCACGAGGTCCTGCTGTTCGCCCCGGGCGAGCCGCCGGCGGAGTACGCCGGGCACGAGGTGGTGCGGGTGCGCGGGTTCTCCCTGCGCCTGCTCTACCCGGAGCTGAAGGTCGGCGTGCCCACCCCGGCGATCGCCCGGAAGATGGAGGCGTTCCGCCCGCACCTGGTCCACACCGTCAACCCGGTGTGGCTGGCCGCCTACGGGGTGCTCTCCGCCGGCCGGCGGGACGTGCCCCAGCTGGCCAGCTTCCACACGGACGTCCCCCAGTACACGGAGTCGCTGCGGGTCGGCTGGGCCCGGCACCCCGTGGAGAGCTGGATCCGGTACATCCACAACAAGGCCGAGGTGAACCTGTGCACCTCCGGCCCCATGGTGGAGCGGGCGCGCGAGGTGGGCATCCACCGGGTGGGCCTGTGGCCCAAGGCCGTGGACACCGCCGGCTACCACCCGTCCAACGCCTCGGCGGCCATGCGCGCCCGCCTCACGGACGGGCACCCGGACGCCCCGCTCGTGGTCTACGTGGGCCGGATGAGCCGGGAGAAGGACCTGGACCAGCTGCTCGAGCCGATGCGCCGGCTGCGCGAGCGCGTGCCCGGGGCGCGGCTGGCCATGGTCGGCTCCGGTCCCCACGTGGAGGACCTGCGCCGGCGCTTCGACCCGGAGTGGACCGTCTTCACGGGGTACATGTCCGGCGCCGAGCTGGCCCAGGCCTACGCGAGCGCGGACACCTTCGCCTTCCCCTCCACCACCGAGACCCTGGGCCTCGTGGCGCTGGAGTCCATGGCCTCCGGGGTGCCCGTGGTGGGCGCGCGGGCGGGCGGGATCCCCTTCGTGATCGACGACGGCCGCACCGGCTTCCTCGTCGAGCCCGGGGACACGGAGTGCTGGGTGGACCGCCTCGAGCGCCTGCTCACCGACCCGGGGCTCCGGCGGCGGATGGGGTGCGCCGCGCGGGAGGAGGCCGAACGGCACTCCTGGCGGGCCGCGACGGAGGCCCTCGTGGGCTTCTACGAGCAGGCGATCGACACGCACTGGCGCAACCACCGCGCGCTCGACGGGCCGCTGCTGGACCGCTTCGCCCGGCCGATGCCCCGTCCCCTGGACTGA
- a CDS encoding NAD-dependent epimerase/dehydratase family protein yields the protein MKIAILGGDGFCGWPASLHLSDLGHEVIIVDNFSRRVIDEELGAQSLTPIRALSERRAAWKEVSGKEIGFAFLDVAQDYEGLVEFFRTEAPDAVVHFAEQRAAPYSMKSPRNKRYTVDNNVNATHNVLCAIVESGRDIHLVHLGTMGVYGYGTAGMKIPEGYLDVEVTAHEDAEGNPVEPHRIPQQILYPTNPGSIYHMTKVLDQHLFAYYVKNDSLRITDLHQGIIWGTHTEQTQRDERLINRFDYDGDYGTVLNRFLMQAAVGYPLTVHGTGGQTRAFIHMQDMVRCVQIALENPPAAGDRVKIFNQMTETHRVRDLAELVARITGAEVEMVPNPRNESAENELHVVNDAFLDLGLQPTTLSEGLLLEVEHIAERYRDRADLSKVPATSLWTARQQAGVPQHLPARPARGADGTATPAAPSAAAPVAPAEPAPVAQ from the coding sequence GTGAAGATTGCGATCCTCGGCGGCGACGGCTTCTGCGGCTGGCCCGCCTCGCTGCACCTGTCCGACCTGGGCCACGAGGTCATCATCGTGGACAACTTCTCCCGCCGCGTGATCGACGAGGAGCTCGGCGCGCAGTCCCTGACCCCCATCCGGGCCCTGTCCGAGCGCCGGGCGGCCTGGAAGGAGGTCTCCGGCAAGGAGATCGGCTTCGCCTTCCTCGACGTGGCCCAGGACTACGAGGGCCTCGTGGAGTTCTTCCGCACCGAGGCCCCGGACGCCGTCGTGCACTTCGCCGAGCAGCGGGCCGCGCCGTACTCCATGAAGTCCCCCCGGAACAAGCGCTACACGGTGGACAACAACGTCAACGCCACGCACAACGTGCTGTGCGCGATCGTGGAGTCCGGCCGGGACATCCACCTGGTGCACCTGGGCACGATGGGCGTCTACGGCTACGGCACCGCGGGCATGAAGATCCCCGAGGGCTACCTGGACGTGGAGGTCACCGCGCACGAGGACGCCGAGGGCAACCCGGTGGAGCCGCACCGGATCCCGCAGCAGATCCTCTACCCGACCAACCCGGGCTCGATCTACCACATGACCAAGGTCCTGGACCAGCACCTCTTCGCCTACTACGTGAAGAACGACTCGCTGCGGATCACCGACCTGCACCAGGGCATCATCTGGGGCACGCACACCGAGCAGACCCAGCGGGACGAGCGGCTCATCAACCGCTTCGACTACGACGGCGACTACGGCACGGTGCTGAACCGCTTCCTCATGCAGGCCGCCGTGGGCTACCCGCTGACCGTGCACGGCACCGGCGGCCAGACCCGGGCCTTCATCCACATGCAGGACATGGTCCGCTGCGTGCAGATCGCCCTCGAGAACCCCCCGGCCGCGGGGGACCGGGTCAAGATCTTCAACCAGATGACCGAGACCCACCGCGTGCGCGACCTCGCCGAGCTGGTGGCGCGGATCACCGGCGCCGAGGTGGAGATGGTGCCGAACCCGCGCAACGAGTCGGCCGAGAACGAGCTGCACGTGGTCAACGACGCGTTCCTCGACCTCGGCCTGCAGCCCACCACGCTCTCCGAGGGGCTGCTGCTGGAGGTCGAGCACATCGCCGAGCGCTACCGGGACCGCGCGGACCTGTCCAAGGTCCCCGCCACCTCGCTGTGGACTGCGCGCCAGCAGGCCGGCGTCCCCCAGCACCTGCCCGCGCGTCCGGCGCGCGGCGCGGACGGGACGGCCACGCCCGCCGCACCGTCGGCCGCGGCCCCCGTCGCGCCGGCCGAGCCGGCACCCGTCGCCCAGTGA
- a CDS encoding YceI family protein — MTALTPGTWNLDPTHTDVDFTVRHAGISKVRGTFKAVEGTLVVGEDAQAHNVNVTIAAGSIDTGQPDRDAHITSADFFETETHPNITFVSTEVRPQGNDLQEFTLVGDLTIKGVTQRVELEAEFGGQTVDAFGMTRAGFEAKGEISRKEFGITWNAPLQAAAGGVLVSDAVKIQIDASFVLPSEEGAQA, encoded by the coding sequence ATGACCGCCCTGACCCCCGGTACCTGGAACCTGGACCCGACCCACACCGACGTCGACTTCACCGTGCGCCACGCCGGCATCTCCAAGGTCCGCGGCACCTTCAAGGCCGTCGAGGGCACCCTCGTGGTCGGCGAGGACGCGCAGGCCCACAACGTCAACGTCACCATCGCCGCCGGCTCCATCGACACCGGCCAGCCGGACCGCGACGCCCACATCACCTCGGCCGACTTCTTCGAGACCGAGACCCACCCGAACATCACCTTCGTCTCCACCGAGGTGCGCCCCCAGGGTAACGACCTCCAGGAGTTCACCCTCGTGGGCGACCTGACCATCAAGGGCGTCACCCAGCGCGTGGAGCTGGAGGCCGAGTTCGGCGGCCAGACCGTGGACGCCTTCGGCATGACCCGCGCCGGCTTCGAGGCCAAGGGCGAGATCTCCCGCAAGGAGTTCGGCATCACCTGGAACGCCCCGCTGCAGGCCGCCGCCGGCGGCGTGCTCGTCTCCGACGCCGTCAAGATCCAGATCGACGCCTCCTTCGTGCTGCCGTCCGAGGAGGGCGCCCAGGCCTGA
- a CDS encoding dienelactone hydrolase family protein — MAVKTPHQNTTFPLPDKDPGQDGDRLGHGYLATPESGSGPGVIVIQEWWGLTDHVRDVCDRLAAEGFTALAPDLFGGWITHDGEEAGEMMSKLPAEEGARQLAGAVDHLLSLDSVTSSTVGTIGFCMGGGFVLALAAQQGERVSAAVPFYGVGQAVPEAYTGVKAAIQGHYALQDRMFPPEEARKQEQQIREESGTEVEYFFYDAPHAFHNDENPQGNYRPEQAGLAWSRAVQFLKDKVK; from the coding sequence ATGGCAGTCAAGACCCCGCACCAGAACACCACCTTCCCCCTGCCGGACAAGGACCCGGGACAGGACGGCGACCGGCTCGGCCACGGCTACCTCGCCACCCCGGAGTCCGGCTCCGGTCCCGGCGTCATCGTCATCCAGGAGTGGTGGGGGCTGACCGACCACGTGCGGGACGTGTGCGACCGGCTGGCCGCCGAGGGCTTCACCGCGCTCGCCCCGGACCTGTTCGGTGGCTGGATCACCCACGACGGCGAGGAGGCCGGGGAGATGATGTCGAAGCTGCCGGCCGAGGAGGGCGCCCGCCAGCTCGCCGGGGCCGTGGACCACCTGCTGTCCCTGGACTCCGTCACCTCGAGCACCGTGGGCACGATCGGCTTCTGCATGGGCGGCGGCTTCGTGCTGGCCCTGGCCGCGCAGCAGGGCGAGAGGGTCTCGGCCGCCGTGCCGTTCTACGGCGTGGGCCAGGCCGTGCCGGAGGCCTACACGGGCGTGAAGGCCGCCATCCAGGGCCACTACGCCCTCCAGGACCGCATGTTCCCGCCCGAGGAGGCCCGGAAGCAGGAGCAGCAGATCCGCGAGGAGTCCGGCACCGAGGTGGAGTACTTCTTCTACGACGCCCCGCACGCCTTCCACAACGACGAGAACCCGCAGGGCAACTACCGCCCCGAGCAGGCGGGGCTGGCCTGGTCCCGCGCGGTGCAGTTCCTCAAGGACAAGGTCAAGTAA
- a CDS encoding LysR family transcriptional regulator substrate-binding protein has product MPRASSPEPAPAAVPETLFLSTVPGASPSKWVDRFTSRERRVQLVNHDAGGQLAFLAPGPGGAAPRGLPQLGYLRWDRDAGPEALLRSGGIDPADVHVVRFYEEQPVVCVGREHLLAAWDPEADGPVPLAELDPAGLVDPAAFAPEPPADPLDAPEVPGSGERMAVEVVAAGAGHTILPASVARMFGRKDVVVLPLAGHPGWGVGLAWLRSVDSQLVQDFIGAAKGRRPGSSRSEAGRSGASAGGAAGGGGSTGGASGAASGGRPAARTASGGRSGRASSSPGSGGGSSRSAGRSGRPRKRR; this is encoded by the coding sequence GTGCCCCGCGCCAGCAGCCCCGAGCCCGCCCCGGCGGCGGTCCCGGAGACCCTCTTCCTGTCCACCGTCCCGGGCGCCTCGCCCTCCAAGTGGGTGGACCGCTTCACCTCGCGCGAGCGCCGGGTCCAGCTGGTGAACCACGACGCCGGCGGCCAGCTGGCCTTCCTGGCCCCGGGGCCCGGGGGCGCGGCCCCGCGGGGCCTGCCCCAGCTCGGGTACCTGCGCTGGGACCGCGACGCCGGCCCGGAGGCGCTGCTGCGCTCCGGCGGGATCGACCCCGCGGACGTGCACGTGGTCCGGTTCTACGAGGAGCAGCCCGTGGTCTGCGTGGGCCGCGAGCACCTGCTGGCCGCGTGGGACCCCGAGGCGGACGGCCCCGTCCCGCTGGCCGAGCTGGACCCCGCCGGCCTCGTGGACCCGGCCGCCTTCGCCCCGGAACCGCCCGCCGACCCGCTCGACGCCCCCGAGGTCCCCGGCTCCGGGGAGCGGATGGCCGTGGAGGTCGTGGCCGCCGGGGCGGGGCACACGATCCTCCCGGCCTCGGTGGCCCGGATGTTCGGCCGCAAGGACGTCGTCGTGCTGCCGCTCGCCGGCCATCCCGGCTGGGGCGTGGGGCTGGCGTGGCTGCGGTCGGTGGACTCGCAGCTCGTGCAGGACTTCATCGGGGCCGCCAAGGGGCGGCGGCCGGGGTCCTCGCGCTCCGAGGCCGGCCGGTCCGGGGCGTCCGCCGGTGGCGCTGCCGGGGGCGGCGGGAGTACCGGTGGGGCCTCGGGCGCGGCTTCGGGAGGCCGGCCGGCCGCCCGGACGGCGTCCGGGGGCCGCTCGGGGCGGGCATCGTCGTCCCCGGGCTCCGGGGGCGGGTCCTCGCGGTCCGCGGGCCGGTCCGGGAGGCCGCGCAAGCGCCGCTGA
- a CDS encoding gluconokinase, translating to MAESTHPAPPPTPARWPVGAAHLVLSGPSGSGKSTVGRLVATALGRVWVEGDAFHPVANRDKMAAGIPLDDDDRAPWLDRLAGELHRLGDLGLPAVLACSALKRSYRDVLRSCGYPVTVVQILVSPEDLAARVAARHAHFMPASLVAGQVALMEPLHEDEDGIAVPSAEDPQATARAVLDELGFVLSWD from the coding sequence GTGGCCGAGAGCACGCACCCCGCACCGCCCCCGACGCCGGCCCGCTGGCCCGTCGGGGCCGCCCACCTCGTGCTGTCCGGCCCCTCGGGGTCCGGCAAGTCGACCGTCGGCCGGCTCGTGGCGACCGCCCTGGGCCGGGTCTGGGTGGAGGGCGACGCCTTCCACCCGGTGGCCAACCGCGACAAGATGGCCGCCGGGATCCCCCTGGACGACGACGACCGGGCCCCCTGGCTCGACCGGCTCGCCGGCGAGCTGCACCGGCTCGGCGATCTCGGCCTGCCCGCCGTGCTGGCCTGCTCGGCCCTGAAGCGCTCCTACCGGGACGTGCTGCGCTCGTGCGGCTACCCCGTGACGGTGGTGCAGATCCTCGTCTCCCCGGAGGACCTGGCGGCCCGGGTGGCCGCGCGCCACGCGCACTTCATGCCGGCCTCGCTCGTGGCGGGGCAGGTGGCCCTCATGGAGCCCCTGCACGAGGACGAGGACGGGATCGCCGTCCCCTCGGCGGAGGACCCGCAGGCCACGGCCCGGGCCGTGCTGGACGAGCTGGGCTTCGTGCTCTCCTGGGACTGA
- a CDS encoding uracil-xanthine permease family protein produces the protein MTSKESPDPAPRDRAARRPGRPAAVGRLGLGWTVHGDGRHITPGEVVAPQERLAWPQTIGVGVQHVMAMFGATVLVPTITGFPVTASLFFSGVGTLLFLVITAGRVPSYLGSSFAFIAPISAAMNQHGIGGALGGILVTGVALFLVGLVVQRAGTGWIHALMPPVVMGTIVALIGLNLAGATTQAMTEVPLTTFATSLAIVVSAVLFRGLLGRLSILVGIVVGYLVALAQGQVDFGPVGEAAWVGLPPFHAPEFHWNVLFLFLPVVLVLVAENIGHVRTVGLMTGQDLEPSYGRALMGDGLSTTLSGLGGGVGTTTYAENIGVMASSRVYSTAAYWVAGLTALALAFLPKFGALVNTIPPGVAGGAGIILYGMIGVMGVRIWVQNRVDFSNAVNLMSAGAGLIIAIADPVLEVGGMQFGGIALGTAAALVVFHLMRSIARARGTEPVPADPGEEPFESPEPGRLG, from the coding sequence GTGACCTCGAAGGAATCCCCCGACCCAGCGCCCCGGGACCGGGCCGCCCGCCGCCCCGGGCGCCCGGCCGCCGTCGGGCGCCTCGGCCTCGGCTGGACCGTCCACGGCGACGGCCGGCACATCACCCCGGGCGAGGTGGTCGCCCCCCAGGAGCGGCTGGCCTGGCCGCAGACCATCGGCGTGGGCGTGCAGCACGTCATGGCGATGTTCGGCGCGACCGTCCTGGTCCCCACGATCACCGGTTTCCCGGTGACCGCCTCGCTGTTCTTCTCCGGCGTGGGCACCCTGCTGTTCCTCGTCATCACCGCCGGCCGCGTGCCGTCCTACCTCGGCAGCTCCTTCGCGTTCATCGCCCCGATCTCCGCGGCCATGAACCAGCACGGCATCGGCGGCGCCCTCGGCGGCATCCTGGTCACCGGCGTGGCGCTGTTCCTCGTGGGGCTCGTGGTCCAGCGGGCCGGCACGGGCTGGATCCACGCGCTGATGCCGCCCGTGGTGATGGGCACGATCGTGGCCCTCATCGGCCTGAACCTGGCCGGTGCCACCACGCAGGCCATGACGGAGGTCCCCCTGACCACGTTCGCCACGTCCCTGGCGATCGTGGTGAGCGCGGTGCTGTTCCGGGGCCTGCTGGGCCGGCTGTCCATCCTCGTGGGCATCGTGGTGGGCTACCTCGTGGCCCTCGCCCAGGGGCAGGTCGACTTCGGCCCGGTCGGGGAGGCCGCGTGGGTGGGCCTGCCGCCGTTCCACGCCCCGGAGTTCCACTGGAACGTGCTGTTCCTGTTCCTGCCGGTCGTGCTCGTGCTGGTCGCCGAGAACATCGGGCACGTGCGGACGGTGGGCCTGATGACCGGCCAGGACCTGGAGCCCTCCTACGGCCGCGCGCTCATGGGCGATGGGCTCTCCACCACCCTGTCCGGGCTCGGCGGCGGCGTGGGCACCACCACCTACGCCGAGAACATCGGGGTCATGGCCTCCTCGCGCGTCTACTCCACCGCGGCCTACTGGGTGGCCGGGCTGACGGCGCTGGCGCTGGCGTTCCTGCCGAAGTTCGGCGCGCTGGTCAACACCATCCCGCCGGGGGTGGCCGGGGGCGCCGGGATCATCCTCTACGGCATGATCGGCGTGATGGGCGTGCGCATCTGGGTGCAGAACCGGGTGGACTTCTCCAACGCCGTGAACCTCATGTCCGCCGGTGCCGGGCTGATCATCGCGATCGCCGACCCGGTGCTGGAGGTGGGCGGCATGCAGTTCGGCGGCATCGCCCTGGGCACCGCGGCCGCGCTCGTGGTCTTCCACCTCATGCGGTCCATCGCGCGGGCGCGCGGCACCGAGCCCGTGCCGGCCGATCCGGGCGAGGAACCCTTCGAGTCCCCCGAGCCGGGCCGGCTCGGCTGA
- a CDS encoding carbohydrate kinase gives MTDYVGVIGEALVDVVVSDTATPRAHVGGSPLNVAVGLARLGENVLFTGRHGRDGYGDMVRDHLARNGVDCVLGADDAPTSVATARLDPTGAASYSFDLDWTLPPAPELSRLVQEALVRDGRERTLTHVHTGSIATMLEPGASTVMELLTHLEPEVTLSYDPNCRPSIVPDRALARRRAEESVALADIVHASDEDLEWLYPDRSLEDTIVTWQRIEPAMVVVTRGATSILCATAEGVTEHPIHPVEVADTVGAGDSFTAALLIALKDRGLLGARHREALRRISAEDTTAVLAYAARAAAITASRPGADPPTRAELG, from the coding sequence GTGACTGACTACGTGGGTGTGATCGGCGAGGCGCTCGTCGACGTCGTCGTCTCCGACACCGCGACCCCCCGGGCGCACGTGGGCGGCAGCCCGCTCAACGTGGCCGTCGGCCTGGCCCGGCTGGGCGAGAACGTGCTGTTCACCGGGCGGCACGGGCGGGACGGGTACGGGGACATGGTCCGCGACCACCTGGCCCGCAACGGCGTGGACTGCGTCCTCGGCGCGGATGACGCCCCCACCTCCGTGGCCACCGCCCGCCTGGACCCCACCGGGGCGGCCAGCTACTCCTTCGACCTCGACTGGACCCTGCCGCCGGCCCCCGAGCTGAGCCGGCTGGTGCAGGAGGCCCTCGTGCGCGACGGCCGGGAGCGCACCCTCACGCACGTGCACACCGGCTCGATCGCCACCATGCTCGAGCCCGGCGCGAGCACCGTCATGGAGCTGCTCACCCACCTCGAGCCCGAGGTCACCCTCAGCTACGACCCGAACTGCCGGCCCTCGATCGTCCCCGACCGCGCCCTGGCCCGCCGCCGCGCCGAGGAGTCCGTGGCGCTCGCGGACATCGTCCACGCCTCGGACGAGGACCTCGAGTGGCTCTACCCGGACCGCTCCCTCGAGGACACGATCGTGACGTGGCAGCGGATCGAGCCCGCCATGGTGGTCGTCACCCGCGGGGCCACCTCCATCCTGTGCGCCACCGCGGAGGGGGTCACCGAGCACCCCATCCACCCCGTGGAGGTGGCGGACACCGTGGGCGCGGGGGACTCCTTCACCGCCGCCCTGCTGATCGCGCTGAAGGACCGCGGCCTGCTCGGGGCGCGCCACCGCGAGGCACTGCGCCGGATCAGCGCCGAGGACACGACGGCGGTGCTCGCCTACGCCGCGCGGGCGGCGGCCATCACCGCCTCCCGTCCGGGGGCGGACCCGCCCACGCGCGCCGAGCTGGGCTGA
- a CDS encoding HAD family hydrolase, whose product MSLPDPALDPAPPVPPGGGRGALRRPRLIASDLDGTIIGYDHSRTGWVSPRTVAAFRAAHDAGIHVVFVTGRPIRWLSPVTEALGHAGPVICSNGAVVYDLVTHTVLESRPMDLATVLEARDMIAALDPSASFGVETLDGFHLEAAFLDDPTAERPPEVARDIHVGRSLEDSLPAAPRVVKFLAKTRSREPDAFLAEVRVLLGELLAVTHSAPGVALLEMSRPDVNKASTLADVAARHGIAAHEVVAFGDMPNDLEMIHWAGTGYAVASGHPVLLQAADATAGACDDDGVAAVIEDLLRLP is encoded by the coding sequence ATGTCCCTTCCCGACCCGGCCCTCGACCCGGCCCCGCCGGTTCCCCCGGGCGGGGGGCGCGGGGCCCTGCGGCGTCCCCGGCTGATCGCGAGCGACCTGGACGGGACGATCATCGGCTACGACCACAGCCGCACCGGCTGGGTCTCGCCCCGCACCGTGGCGGCCTTCCGGGCCGCCCACGACGCCGGCATCCACGTGGTCTTCGTGACCGGCCGCCCGATCCGCTGGCTCTCCCCCGTGACCGAGGCTCTCGGGCACGCCGGCCCGGTGATCTGCTCCAACGGTGCCGTGGTCTACGACCTCGTCACGCACACGGTGCTCGAGTCCCGCCCGATGGACCTGGCGACGGTGCTCGAGGCCCGGGACATGATCGCCGCCCTGGATCCCTCCGCCTCGTTCGGCGTGGAGACCCTCGACGGCTTCCACCTGGAGGCCGCCTTCCTCGACGACCCCACCGCGGAGCGGCCGCCCGAGGTGGCCCGCGACATCCACGTGGGCCGCTCGCTCGAGGACTCGCTGCCCGCGGCGCCCCGCGTGGTCAAGTTCCTCGCCAAGACCCGCAGCCGCGAACCGGACGCCTTCCTCGCCGAGGTGCGCGTGCTGCTCGGCGAGCTGCTCGCCGTCACCCACTCCGCCCCCGGCGTCGCCCTGCTGGAGATGTCCCGCCCGGACGTCAACAAGGCCAGCACGCTGGCCGACGTCGCCGCCCGCCACGGGATCGCCGCGCACGAGGTGGTCGCCTTCGGGGACATGCCCAACGACCTGGAGATGATCCACTGGGCCGGCACCGGCTACGCCGTGGCCTCCGGGCACCCCGTGCTGCTGCAGGCGGCCGACGCCACGGCCGGGGCCTGCGACGACGACGGCGTGGCCGCCGTGATCGAGGACCTGCTCCGCCTCCCCTGA
- a CDS encoding glycerophosphodiester phosphodiesterase family protein: MTRPSLPPYLEDSLPGRRGWPLAFAHRGADTARENTLAAFRTAVERGYGYLELDVRTSRDGVLMVFHDEYLDRVTTGSGRLSDHTWEELTRLRVIDPARDRRAGIGTGVPTASGWSIAARTRARGGAGVPGTAARGPAAPAGAAVGTPAGEHLLRFEDLLTEWEDVRLNVDLKDDAAAEAMARIVARHGAWDRVLVASFRDTRRRRFGRVAGRRVAMSGGALAIAALVLAAPLGLVRVVAGRLAHVDCVQVPVRQGPVRVVTRAFVARCQAAGLQVHVWVVDDPAEMERLLALGVDGIMTDDAEALAAVLQARGQWPQR; this comes from the coding sequence GTGACGCGTCCCAGCCTGCCGCCGTACCTGGAGGACTCGCTGCCCGGGCGCCGGGGCTGGCCCCTGGCCTTCGCGCACCGCGGGGCGGACACGGCCCGCGAGAACACCCTCGCCGCCTTCCGCACCGCCGTGGAGCGCGGCTACGGCTACCTCGAGCTGGACGTGCGCACCTCCCGCGACGGCGTGCTCATGGTCTTCCACGACGAGTACCTGGACCGCGTCACCACCGGCAGCGGCCGGCTGTCCGACCACACGTGGGAGGAGCTGACCCGGCTGCGCGTCATCGACCCCGCCCGGGACCGGAGGGCCGGGATCGGCACGGGCGTCCCGACGGCGTCGGGGTGGTCGATCGCGGCCCGGACCCGGGCCCGCGGGGGCGCCGGCGTTCCGGGCACCGCGGCCAGGGGTCCCGCCGCTCCGGCGGGGGCCGCCGTCGGGACGCCGGCGGGGGAGCACCTGCTGCGCTTCGAGGACCTGCTCACCGAGTGGGAGGACGTCCGGCTCAACGTGGACCTCAAGGACGACGCGGCGGCGGAGGCGATGGCGCGCATCGTCGCCCGGCACGGGGCGTGGGACCGCGTGCTGGTGGCCTCCTTCCGGGACACCCGACGGCGGCGCTTCGGCCGCGTGGCCGGGCGGCGGGTCGCGATGTCCGGCGGCGCACTGGCCATCGCCGCGCTCGTGCTCGCCGCCCCGCTGGGCCTGGTCCGCGTCGTGGCGGGCCGGCTGGCGCACGTCGACTGCGTCCAGGTCCCCGTGCGCCAGGGTCCCGTCCGCGTGGTGACCCGGGCATTCGTGGCGCGCTGCCAGGCCGCCGGGCTGCAGGTCCACGTGTGGGTGGTGGACGATCCCGCGGAGATGGAGCGACTGCTGGCCCTGGGCGTGGACGGGATCATGACCGACGACGCCGAGGCGCTCGCCGCCGTGCTCCAGGCCCGCGGCCAGTGGCCGCAGCGGTAG